A section of the Candidatus Binataceae bacterium genome encodes:
- a CDS encoding cupin domain-containing protein, with amino-acid sequence MAAEASTRSQIIEVAEIAWETMMPNIKAKMLWTDTATKRRAQLTRFEPGASLPMHRHVGDELLYVIEGSISDESGAVAAGSVGYRPNGCIHSVTSRNGATVYAIISGNVEPAKEIGAAPSSQTIVLSDIQWTDFMPGIRAKHFWSDPATKRRAIYARWEPGGKLPRHRHIGDELLFMIEGSNFDESGELRTGNLSYNADGCTHTVVSKNGHTALAFVTGDLEVLK; translated from the coding sequence ATGGCAGCCGAGGCATCGACTCGATCGCAGATTATCGAAGTCGCCGAGATCGCATGGGAAACCATGATGCCCAACATCAAGGCGAAGATGCTCTGGACCGATACCGCGACCAAGCGCCGGGCGCAGCTCACGAGGTTCGAGCCGGGCGCATCGCTGCCGATGCATCGCCATGTCGGCGACGAGCTACTCTACGTGATTGAAGGATCGATCAGCGATGAATCTGGCGCCGTCGCGGCGGGCAGCGTCGGCTATCGCCCCAACGGATGTATCCACAGCGTCACGAGCAGAAATGGCGCGACCGTGTACGCTATTATCAGCGGTAACGTGGAACCCGCCAAAGAGATCGGCGCTGCACCTTCCTCGCAGACTATCGTGCTGAGCGACATCCAATGGACCGACTTTATGCCCGGCATACGCGCGAAGCATTTTTGGAGTGATCCAGCCACGAAGCGGCGCGCCATCTATGCCCGCTGGGAGCCGGGCGGGAAGCTGCCACGGCACAGGCATATCGGTGACGAGCTGCTCTTCATGATCGAAGGCTCGAACTTCGACGAATCGGGCGAGCTGCGGACCGGAAACCTGAGCTACAATGCAGACGGATGCACGCATACGGTGGTGAGCAAAAACGGCCACACTGCGCTGGCTTTCGTCACCGGCGATTTGGAGGTCCTCAAGTAG
- a CDS encoding TIGR04283 family arsenosugar biosynthesis glycosyltransferase, translated as MKLAVIVPMLNEERAIATTLRALRIGAPVAEIIVADGGSNDDSVAIARTLADTVITAPRGRARQMNAGAAAARGDVLAFVHADTLVPTDFAGQIAAALDDPAIVGGRFDVRLNAASPSYRLLSTLINWRSRVMRSATGDQAIFVRREVFERLGGYPDIKICEDVALVRRLRRAGRLACLRARVTTSARRWQSRGLIRTVLTMWTIKSLFLLGVSPAWLKRHYFDAR; from the coding sequence GTGAAGCTCGCGGTGATAGTGCCGATGCTCAACGAGGAGCGCGCGATCGCTACGACCTTGCGTGCGCTGCGCATCGGCGCGCCAGTCGCCGAAATAATTGTCGCCGACGGCGGTAGTAACGACGACAGCGTCGCGATCGCGCGGACGCTCGCCGATACGGTCATCACCGCGCCGCGCGGGCGGGCGCGGCAGATGAACGCCGGCGCCGCCGCCGCGCGCGGCGATGTGCTTGCGTTCGTGCATGCGGATACGCTCGTGCCTACGGATTTCGCCGGCCAGATCGCTGCGGCGCTCGATGATCCAGCGATCGTGGGCGGGCGTTTCGACGTTCGGCTGAACGCGGCATCTCCCTCGTATCGGTTGCTGAGCACATTGATCAATTGGCGCTCGCGGGTGATGCGCAGTGCGACCGGCGACCAGGCGATTTTCGTCCGGCGCGAAGTCTTCGAGCGGCTCGGCGGCTATCCCGATATCAAAATCTGCGAGGACGTGGCCTTGGTCCGACGCCTGCGCCGCGCCGGACGCCTGGCCTGCCTACGCGCGCGCGTGACTACGTCAGCCCGGCGCTGGCAGTCGCGCGGATTAATTCGCACCGTCTTGACGATGTGGACCATCAAATCGCTGTTCCTGCTCGGCGTCTCGCCCGCCTGGCTCAAGCGGCATTACTTTGATGCTCGTTGA